The nucleotide sequence CAAgctttctggagcatttggtggccaacggagcagcgaAGAAGGAGATCCAAGCCTCGCCGAAAAATCGCAGTTTTGCCGAAGCTGAGGCTTCATCGCACGAATTAAGGTTTTTTTTACTACATTTTTCTCGTTTTTAAGGCTGTTTATGGGTTCGGGAGATCGAATATAGGGTTGCAAGCTTCTTTTGAAGCTTTAGGGCCGAGCATCGTCGTCGGCGGTGAGAAGGCCGCTGGAGAAGATACAGCAGGTCAGGCACATGCATCCACGTGCCCacgagtaggaagaaggcgcgtggcaTGCACGCGCCCGacagaaaaatagagaaaaagaaaaaaagaaaaaaaataaagaaaaataaaaataaaagaaataaaattttgtaaaaatttccaATAAAActggaattttgtttatgttttattttgtgaaaaatattctgaaaaatgctgaatttattatttatttaaatagttttgctattatggaaatagggaaaaaataggaattcaatttgaaaaattccaagaaaatttcagaaggctagaaatattatttaaggaatattaataaagataaattagattatatgaaagtttagataattattatgtaattttgaagaaataagacttagaaaataaagaaaaatcttagaaattatgagaaatagtgaattaatattctaaaaatttattaaatgtttTAGGAATCATTGGGGAGGATTAGAAAATAGCCCGCTCGACACAGTTTCGAGGCTGACATGCTTTTCAAGGCAACTTAGTAGTAAGTGTACCGTTACAAGCTCAGTACGgttataaatatttatcttcgagaatgctttcatcatattaacaTACTATGATATATACCCATCATGTAGattacatacatgacatgactatgaaatgcataaatacatgctgatatcattgatcacacacattgaggccgtagggagtacgagcTGGCACCGTTACCTTAACAAAGGGTGCCTCCAGACACCCCggctttgaaagaggtggccgtaagaaCGGTAGgaagcatgaggggtgcagttgacacctacgatgaaagacattgcatacacacatgatatagcattatgtacccttacttagatggttcatcatctaacttgggttttgcccctggaacattcgacGTTTCAGTCGGGACTTGTAGTTATGGTACAGAGGTTgaagatgtgtagtgacgcgagtCATTAAAAAACGAGCAAATGTgtcatgttatgttgtaatatgaatagttcaagaattatgtacgttttaatttatcttcagaAGCTTATGTATCAACTTTGTAATAAGTGTCATGTTcagttatttatgtatgtaatgccatgagcaggttcgatttagcttccgttttataagattgtatttatctctagtgtataaattatttcgtcaagcactagataggtcttagggaatttcaggaataatgtaatttagaaaaaaaaaattaagacccAAATTTTCTAAGGCATAACACGACCAGGGTAAgtggtgtaataccccatgtttagataaggttgccacgtaattttaataagtttagaataccaaaaaattgacttgataatagttataagtaccgaatcgactgtagggaatgcctcaaagtgaaattgtttaaaaaaaattacatggtctcgatgagcgtttcgagataggatttatggtataaaaagaaatcagatcgggaatagtttttggtacagctaaaatacaactgccatttagggtgtaaaaccgaatcgtggtaggagactcccgaaaaatcaacagaaccctaggagggctccgattttgcgtaatgagcaacccttcaatggtttcgggATAAAACGATAGCCTAGTGaagacactggggcgaaatcgtcatttttaactaagctttgaattattaattttggattttcagtatCTGAATGCAATCTAATTCAGTATTTGAGGGCATATTTACAATTATGGTATTTTATAAGTGAAATAGGGATAAATTTCtagattaaaatatgtaatttttctattattatagtttaatatatggttatatatgtaattatatatatatatgtgtgtgtagtAGCACGCAAGGGCCATGCCCTCTGCAAATTCAATCAGCCATGCCCTGCAAGCTCCATATCCTGTAATCTGATGGTTGCCACTTGAGTGATCTTCACGCTAAGAGGACTGGCCGTTAGATGCAGTGAGGTGAGGAGCGGCCGagtgcctataaatagagaggaAGCAATTGGCCATTTGCAGCAAGGAGTTGTGGCCGatagcagagagagagagagagagagagagagagagagagagatagctCATGAGAGCTTGGTCGAGAGCTCGAGAGGTGGAGAGATCGGAGGCTGAAGCGGAGGCCAAGCTTGAGATGGCCGaactcggccatggcagtgtgGGCTCCAAGCGGCCATGGCTGACCCGCAAGTTCGAGTGAAGCAAGGCGCGATCGACAGCAGCTGGGGCGAGATCCAAACAGCATAAACGAGCAAAGAAGCTCATGGAGGCCGGTAAGGCGAGGCTGAAGGCTAGATGGTTGCAGCCACAAGCTCGAGCAGGGGCTGCCATGGCAGCGCATTCCAGCGAGGAGGGCTGTGGGTAGCAAGCGGCCGGCAGCCGCGAGAAGCTGCCAGAGAGGAGGCGGCGGTCCAGCAAGGCTGAGGGCGTTTGTCAAGGTGAGATGCAGCTGGCAATGGCAGCGGGAGCTGGCGGGCGGCCATGCGCGAGTTGTAGGCAACGCGCAggtgggaagaagaagaagaagaaagaaagaaggaaaggaaggagaagaagaagaaaagaagaagaagaaagaaagaaagaggaaagaaggaGTTGCTGGAGCAGgggtggaggaagaagaagaagacgaaggaaaaagaagaagaaaaagaaaaaaagaagagagaaaagggaaaagaaaaagaaaagaaaagaaaagggaaaaaatagaggaaaaaaatgccaaaaaattctaaaaatttatagaaaaatgggatttgaatatttactaatatttcagagattttgggagagaaaatagttcgggcacgcatttcgagaatgtggcacgcataccgagaaaatcggataggctaagtcaaggtaagtaaaattttctaaaaattcaagaatattattttatgaattgtcgtagaagaatatttgagaaaatattttagaaatatttagtttggatttattaaggaaaattaggaagaaatagaaagaaaattaaagaaaatgccagaaattatggaaaaataggttttaatatttatttaaataattatggtgattaggatactttgaggctaaaTTTGAAGAGattcgtgcaaattttgagattggcacgcaaatcgaggcaaggcacggatatcgaggtagcccgataagcttgagaaggtaagtgatactccccaattaaagttagttttatgaaaaatgcttggttagtatgtggtttatgttcctcgaaaatgttttcatcatattgacatgccctgatatgaatcaatcacgtagactgcatacatgacatgaccatgaaatgcataaatatacgtTGATATCATTAGATCACttgcatttgaggccgtagggagtacgaactggcaccggtGCCttactaagggtgcacccatacacctcggcttcgaaagagggggccgcaaaaatggtaggtagcatgaggggtgcagttgacacctatgatgaaagacattacattcatgcacgaaatatattttttgtacccttacttagatgattcatcatctaacttgagatttgcccctagaatattcaaactttctaggtggagattgtagcagatacgaggataaatgaggcatgaaatggtacttagcagagtgcatgagaaatgaaatgtatgtaacgtagtCCCtctatttaagttctgttactttaaattctgaacgttttgagtaatgttgaagatgtaagaatttatttaatgtaagatatcaggttttgatcattgcttccgcatttgatgtgtatagtgattctctttcgagattaatgtatgggaattctaggaccaaggaatgatgtggtttagaaaaaaaaataaaattattgtcccgAAATTGTCTCAGTTTTCATAATTTCACATTATGCAGTTGTGTGGAATGACGCCCTTGAGTCTAAAACCTAAGAATCAATAGGACTATCCACAGACAAAAGTAACGCATCCTGAATATCCTTAGTGAGTACGTTTGCAGCATCACCTTTGTTCTTGTCCTTCTTCTTTAATGCCCTGCAATTCTTCTTTAGATGACCTTGTTTGCCCCAGTTTCGACACTCTATAGTTTGCCCAAATCTGAAATTACTTATGCCATTCCTTGACTTCGATTTGCCTTTGTTCTGGTTTGAATTTATGTTATTCCTTCTACCCCTGCCCTCAACATTTAGAGCAAAACTTGATGTCGCAAATTCACCTAAATGAATTCTGCGAACCTCCTTTACAAGAATTCGATCTCTGACATCATTGAAATTCAATTTCGCGCTGCCAACAGAATTGCTAACTGTATCCCTCATGGGTTCCCAACTATTTGGTAGAGACACCAAGAGTATTAAAGCATGGtcctcatcatcaaaatcaattttaacGGAAGATATTTGATTTACAATCGTGTCGAACTCATTTAGATGTGTTGCTACCGAAGCCCATTCTTCCATCTTTAAGTGAAAGAGTTTCTTCATAAGAAATACTTTATTATTTGCAAAAGGCTTTTCGTACATGTCAGACAATACCTTCATCAAACTCATAGTCAATTTCTCTTTCGCCACGTTCTTTGATAGTGTCAATCAGATAAGTCCCAACACCTATCTATTAATGAGATTACAATAGTTATCTGACATCCCTTCTAGTTTCTTTTCTGAAAAGGGTTGATATAGTTTCTTTCCATTTAGATTATCCTCGATCTGCATCTTCTAGAAAGCAAAATCGTTACCATCAAATTTCCTAATTCCATGTCCCAAACCTTCTTCGTTAGCtatgggctctgataccacttgttaggATTAAAGTCCTAATCCTAAATGGcagaaaagaaataatcaaaacaagCACGAAGAAACAcaagatttataatggttcactCTCAATGTGAGAGTTACGCCTATTGCCGCTGCTACAAGTTTTTCACTATAATCAAATTGAAGATTACAAGAATGCACACCAATGCTCTTTAATAACCACTCTAAGGTCGATCTGAGTACTGACTCTGCATTAGGGTAATATGCGCCAAGATAATAATTAGGTCCACACACTAACACTCAACTATCACTGTTAATTTTTACtccaatttaaattatttttttctcaatctcaATCTTCATTTGTTAGTTTTTTATTCCTTTAATCTCCATCTTAATTCATATCTTCATCAggtttgatattatttaatttcttccttATCTCATTTGCTTTGATGTCTTCTTGCTTGTCTAGAATTCCTTCtcctttttatcaaattaatctttaaatgtattataatattaattttaaaattaatattataatataatattagttttaaattttatattagaaattaatttataatatcttatttaaacctcaattctttaaatttaatttctttgcttgtttattacaaaaaaatattcaaaacatataaaatcCATGCCGGCCATTTGGCAGGAGAGACGTCCGGTCTCAATCAAAGGAATCAGATCAACTACCCCAAGACTGAGTCCAGCATACAATACAAtctaattaaatttgatttgatgcaATTTCCGCTTGCAACGCCATTGCGTCACTACTTCGGTCCCACGCAAGACTCAAgtctttgtttaatttttctGCTTTCTAGCGAAGTGTTCAATTGAaaagaactctctctctctctctctctcttacacaCCCAGATCAATAATTACATGAACTACATTAATAtaatcattaaaacattcataTTATAACTTGTTAACAACAAACACAAACGAGTAATAAGTGAATAAAAACCTACATTTTGTAAGAATCAAACCTGAAACTTCCAAGTTTTGAAGGCCTTGATTTTGTCACTAGGCATGCCCTCTTTATTTTTcgtaaaattaaaactaatttaaataacatgcatcaattagatatttaaGTACAAGTAAAATTAAATACTTATGTCATTTTCAAAAGACAGTGATAATACAAGTAAAATGAATGAATATAAgggatattttagaaataatgaaaaacttggaattcacaaataaatataaaaattacaagtgttttagttattatatatatatatattcatttatttaataaatataaattccaaaTTGATGACTCAATCTCATCTCTTACCAGTTACCATTGACTTTGATATTTTCATTGTCCAATGTAGCACACACCCAATGGTGTGCTGCCAGCTAAGTGTCATGACTGTGTTCAGTCATGACACCTAGCATTATTCGCCCATTTAACATTGACATTGATGactgtatatatgcatatatttttcCCCGTAACCAATtatctgtattttttaaaaaaattctactaTATCCATATGTGATGTGCTGGAACTCAGAGAGCATGAGTCAATAACGGTGTTGCCACCAATCGCTTGAGAAAGCACGTCCCTCTCACGTGACTTTTAATCCATCCCGGCCATTTGCCGTGAATCTTCCAATTGAGAAGGACGTCGCCCTCTGGATGAAATATTAACTAAAAATCATTATTCAAATACTATTTACACATGTAGAGCCAAAAGATGAAAtatcaactaattaaaaaaCTGATCCCTATTACttgtatttttacttattttacaTGGCTAGTGGCtacaacaaaatatttaataataagcAAATACTAATTAAGGCCGGCTTAAGATATAGgccttattttaaaatataagccACTAACACTTATGTCTACAAACCCCAAAAAGAGGGGGCCTCACAAAAATTTCTGGCCAACTTCAAATTCAAGTGGTAGCTCGCAGCAAAATCAGCAAGAGGAGGCAACGACGAAGACAAGAATGGATAGGGGGGCCCCAAAAAATTTCTTGCCCAACTTTAGGAATCAAGTGGCCATTGACAATTGGCCACCCAGGAGGAGGTGGCAACGAAGATTGGAAGAGATGGCGGGAGGAAGGAGATGGCATGCACGTGATGGTCGTTGGTCGATTCATCGTTCGTGCTGATGCACATGGTTGTCAgtgatagagagagaaaaggtcGTCTTGCCTACGTCTCAGTATCATGTTGCTGATTGCTGCTGACCACCGACCTCTCGCTTGCCTCTGGTTGCTGGACTATCATGCCATTTCCTTCTTTCCTGCTGCTGACCACCGACCTCTCGCTTGCCTCTGGTTGCTGGACTATCATGCCATTTCCTTCTTTCTTGCTGCTGGCCAGGGCTTGTTGTccctaaattaaaaataaattataattaatatgttaattttgtattaatttcaaaataagacaaaaatacaggACAAGAAAAATTAAGCTGATTTGTGGAATATGTATGCATGGAagactaaattttaattaacaaaaaaaaatgctgTGGAAATCAATTTCAATGATAATGATGGACTTGCAAATTGCAGTCTTGTTAAAAATCAGAGCCCCAAAttaacctaccatttcttttcTTAGCTGCATGTATCCCATTCCCAACATGCTCCGCCAGAAacgtcttcttctcctttcccaCATTCTGATCGCAACCATCGCCGCCCCGCCTGATTTCTTGCACTACCTCTGCGTAAACACCGGCCATACCACGTTTAACACGGGCCATACCACGTTCCAGAAGAACCTCGACATCCTCCTCCCTTCCCTTTCATCCAACATCGATAAGCATGGGTTTTACAGCTTCTCTAACCGGGGGGCTTACGCAATGGCGCTCTGCAGAGGAGACGTTCCGCTGGAAACTTGCCGCAGTTGTATTGACGACTCCACCATGAAGCTCACTCAAGTCTGTTCAAACCATAAGGAAGCATTCGGATGGTACGATTACTGCATGCTCCGTTACTCAGACAAGTCTATGGATGGAATTCTGATCAGTATGCCAGAAGATCGGATTTTCTACATGTGGAACGTCAGTGATCGATCGAGCGTAGCGGATCATAAATTCAACCAGACGCTGGCAAGCTTGTTGGACAGTCTACGGGGTAAGACAGCTTCTGGTGGCGATCGCCTGAAATTTGCCACGGGGATCGCCGTTGTTCCAGACTTTG is from Diospyros lotus cultivar Yz01 chromosome 2, ASM1463336v1, whole genome shotgun sequence and encodes:
- the LOC127794047 gene encoding cysteine-rich repeat secretory protein 38-like isoform X5; protein product: MYPIPNMLRQKRLLLLSHILIATIAAPPDFLHYLCVNTGHTTFNTGHTTFQKNLDILLPSLSSNIDKHGFYSFSNRGAYAMALCRGDVPLETCRSCIDDSTMKLTQVCSNHKEAFGWYDYCMLRYSDKSMDGILISMPEDRIFYMWNVSDRSSVADHKFNQTLASLLDSLRGKTASGGDRLKFATGIAVVPDFGWSIYGLMQCTPDLSEQDCVDCLVKAAERQDCCAGKVGGRVVGPSCNYRFESYRFFNDTPAPPTDTPLSSSVGKTKLLYSRKGRKLSLIDAHLQSPPPAGAPPSSPGFFNLARGSEWGVPQIIWRITVKMYLVTCVPCGAIGGPL
- the LOC127794047 gene encoding cysteine-rich repeat secretory protein 38-like isoform X7, with product MYPIPNMLRQKRLLLLSHILIATIAAPPDFLHYLCVNTGHTTFNTGHTTFQKNLDILLPSLSSNIDKHGFYSFSNRGAYAMALCRGDVPLETCRSCIDDSTMKLTQVCSNHKEAFGWYDYCMLRYSDKSMDGILISMPEDRIFYMWNVSDRSSVADHKFNQTLASLLDSLRGKTASGGDRLKFATGIAVVPDFGWSIYGLMQCTPDLSEQDCVDCLVKAAERQDCCAGKVGGRVVGPSCNYRFESYRFFNDTPAPPTDTPLSSSVGKTKLLYSRKGRKLSLIDAHLQSPPPAGAPPSSPARKKGEKLVESKRTRNIFGTCRDDSEIGEM
- the LOC127794047 gene encoding cysteine-rich repeat secretory protein 38-like isoform X8 produces the protein MYPIPNMLRQKRLLLLSHILIATIAAPPDFLHYLCVNTGHTTFNTGHTTFQKNLDILLPSLSSNIDKHGFYSFSNRGAYAMALCRGDVPLETCRSCIDDSTMKLTQVCSNHKEAFGWYDYCMLRYSDKSMDGILISMPEDRIFYMWNVSDRSSVADHKFNQTLASLLDSLRGKTASGGDRLKFATGIAVVPDFGWSIYGLMQCTPDLSEQDCVDCLVKAAERQDCCAGKVGGRVVGPSCNYRFESYRFFNDTPAPPTDTPLSSSVGKTKLLYSRKGRKLSLIDAHLQSPPPAGAPPSSPVILAGSCGSCFLASFQVRVRLK
- the LOC127794047 gene encoding cysteine-rich repeat secretory protein 38-like isoform X9 yields the protein MYPIPNMLRQKRLLLLSHILIATIAAPPDFLHYLCVNTGHTTFNTGHTTFQKNLDILLPSLSSNIDKHGFYSFSNRGAYAMALCRGDVPLETCRSCIDDSTMKLTQVCSNHKEAFGWYDYCMLRYSDKSMDGILISMPEDRIFYMWNVSDRSSVADHKFNQTLASLLDSLRGKTASGGDRLKFATGIAVVPDFGWSIYGLMQCTPDLSEQDCVDCLVKAAERQDCCAGKVGGRVVGPSCNYRFESYRFFNDTPAPPTDTPLSSSVGKTKLLYSRKGRKLSLIDAHLQSPPPAGAPPSSPGLGLGTGAVALPRVPPYTSV
- the LOC127794047 gene encoding cysteine-rich repeat secretory protein 38-like isoform X10; this translates as MYPIPNMLRQKRLLLLSHILIATIAAPPDFLHYLCVNTGHTTFNTGHTTFQKNLDILLPSLSSNIDKHGFYSFSNRGAYAMALCRGDVPLETCRSCIDDSTMKLTQVCSNHKEAFGWYDYCMLRYSDKSMDGILISMPEDRIFYMWNVSDRSSVADHKFNQTLASLLDSLRGKTASGGDRLKFATGIAVVPDFGWSIYGLMQCTPDLSEQDCVDCLVKAAERQDCCAGKVGGRVVGPSCNYRFESYRFFNDTPAPPTDTPLSSSVGKTKLLYSRKGRKLSLIDAHLQSPPPAGAPPSSPGRQK
- the LOC127794047 gene encoding cysteine-rich repeat secretory protein 38-like isoform X3, with the translated sequence MYPIPNMLRQKRLLLLSHILIATIAAPPDFLHYLCVNTGHTTFNTGHTTFQKNLDILLPSLSSNIDKHGFYSFSNRGAYAMALCRGDVPLETCRSCIDDSTMKLTQVCSNHKEAFGWYDYCMLRYSDKSMDGILISMPEDRIFYMWNVSDRSSVADHKFNQTLASLLDSLRGKTASGGDRLKFATGIAVVPDFGWSIYGLMQCTPDLSEQDCVDCLVKAAERQDCCAGKVGGRVVGPSCNYRFESYRFFNDTPAPPTDTPLSSSVGKTKLLYSRKGRKLSLIDAHLQSPPPAGAPPSSPARKKGEKLVESKRTRNIFGEKGECSAECDEEEKATRNREEEEEEEEEEEEEISKQALLSCSSSV
- the LOC127794047 gene encoding cysteine-rich repeat secretory protein 38-like isoform X6; this translates as MYPIPNMLRQKRLLLLSHILIATIAAPPDFLHYLCVNTGHTTFNTGHTTFQKNLDILLPSLSSNIDKHGFYSFSNRGAYAMALCRGDVPLETCRSCIDDSTMKLTQVCSNHKEAFGWYDYCMLRYSDKSMDGILISMPEDRIFYMWNVSDRSSVADHKFNQTLASLLDSLRGKTASGGDRLKFATGIAVVPDFGWSIYGLMQCTPDLSEQDCVDCLVKAAERQDCCAGKVGGRVVGPSCNYRFESYRFFNDTPAPPTDTPLSSSVGKTKLLYSRKGRKLSLIDAHLQSPPPAGAPPSSPVGEKGECSAECDEEEKATRNREEEEEEEEEEEEEISR
- the LOC127794047 gene encoding cysteine-rich repeat secretory protein 38-like isoform X4, encoding MYPIPNMLRQKRLLLLSHILIATIAAPPDFLHYLCVNTGHTTFNTGHTTFQKNLDILLPSLSSNIDKHGFYSFSNRGAYAMALCRGDVPLETCRSCIDDSTMKLTQVCSNHKEAFGWYDYCMLRYSDKSMDGILISMPEDRIFYMWNVSDRSSVADHKFNQTLASLLDSLRGKTASGGDRLKFATGIAVVPDFGWSIYGLMQCTPDLSEQDCVDCLVKAAERQDCCAGKVGGRVVGPSCNYRFESYRFFNDTPAPPTDTPLSSSVGKTKLLYSRKGRKLSLIDAHLQSPPPAGAPPSSPARKKGEKLVESKRTRNIFGEKGECSAECDEEEKATRNREEEEEEEEEEEEEISR